A genomic stretch from Aminobacter aminovorans includes:
- a CDS encoding polyprenyl synthetase family protein — MTIDSDIMFETFLRIRAEAVEAQLRHLLGESPLSGEIARPGHLMAAMRHGVLNGGKRLRPFLVLESAALFEADGEAALRVAAALECVHCYSLIHDDLPAMDDDDLRRGQPTVHKAFDEATAILAGDGLLTFAFDIIADEATPLPADRRAALVLALSRAAGPGGMVGGQALDLDAERNKPGETGIIRLQAMKTGALIRFACEAGAVIAGAPADERERLAEFGSAIGLAFQLADDLLDLTADAETMGKATGKDAAAGKATLVSLHGPDWARSQLVGLVNQAHDLLDPFGERAIMLKAAASFVAERNS, encoded by the coding sequence ATGACGATCGATAGCGATATCATGTTCGAAACCTTCCTGCGCATCCGCGCCGAGGCCGTTGAAGCGCAGTTGCGCCACCTGCTCGGCGAAAGCCCTTTGTCCGGCGAGATCGCGCGCCCCGGGCATCTGATGGCCGCGATGCGCCACGGCGTGCTCAATGGCGGCAAGCGGCTGCGTCCCTTCCTGGTTCTGGAAAGTGCCGCCCTGTTCGAGGCCGACGGCGAGGCCGCGCTGCGCGTCGCCGCGGCACTCGAATGCGTACATTGCTATTCACTGATCCACGACGACCTGCCGGCGATGGACGATGACGACCTGCGCCGCGGCCAGCCGACGGTGCACAAGGCTTTCGACGAGGCGACCGCTATCCTTGCCGGCGACGGCCTGTTGACCTTTGCCTTCGACATCATTGCCGATGAGGCGACGCCGCTGCCGGCGGATCGCCGCGCCGCACTGGTGCTGGCGCTCTCCCGCGCTGCCGGTCCCGGCGGCATGGTCGGCGGCCAGGCGCTCGATCTCGACGCCGAACGCAACAAACCCGGCGAGACTGGCATCATCCGGCTGCAGGCAATGAAGACAGGCGCGCTGATCCGCTTCGCCTGCGAGGCAGGCGCCGTCATCGCCGGCGCCCCGGCCGACGAGCGCGAAAGGCTGGCCGAATTTGGCTCGGCGATCGGGCTTGCCTTCCAGCTCGCCGACGACCTGCTGGACCTCACCGCCGACGCCGAGACAATGGGCAAGGCCACCGGCAAGGACGCCGCCGCCGGCAAGGCGACACTGGTGTCGCTGCACGGCCCCGATTGGGCCCGCTCCCAGCTCGTCGGCCTGGTCAACCAGGCGCATGACTTGCTCGACCCCTTCGGCGAGCGTGCAATCATGCTCAAGGCTGCCGCAAGTTTCGTCGCCGAGCGCAATAGCTGA
- the mtgA gene encoding monofunctional biosynthetic peptidoglycan transglycosylase, with protein sequence MAAARRGIFSRGSLRRWVRLGALIAAVMIALPVVLTILYLPPVVRPISTLMIKDVVTLQGYDRQWVPLDDIAPVMAHSVIMSEDGQFCFHKGIDLGELRGVINDALEGEATRGASTIPMQTVKNLYLWNGRSFLRKVVELPLAIYFDALMPKRRIMEIYLNIAEWGPNIYGVEAASQHYFGKPASQLSRRQAALLAVTLPNPAARNPAKPGPGLRRLASVIERRATKAGAYVQCLN encoded by the coding sequence ATGGCAGCAGCGCGACGCGGGATATTCTCGCGCGGTAGCCTGCGCCGCTGGGTGCGACTCGGCGCGCTTATTGCTGCGGTCATGATCGCGCTGCCGGTGGTGCTGACCATCCTCTACCTTCCTCCCGTCGTCCGTCCCATTTCGACGCTGATGATCAAGGACGTCGTCACACTGCAAGGCTATGACCGCCAGTGGGTACCGCTCGACGACATCGCGCCCGTCATGGCGCATTCCGTCATCATGTCGGAGGATGGGCAGTTCTGTTTCCACAAGGGCATCGACCTTGGTGAGCTCAGAGGCGTGATCAACGACGCGCTCGAAGGCGAGGCCACCCGAGGCGCCTCGACGATTCCGATGCAGACGGTGAAGAACCTCTATCTGTGGAATGGCCGCTCTTTCCTGCGCAAAGTGGTCGAGTTGCCGCTGGCGATCTATTTCGATGCGCTGATGCCCAAAAGGCGGATCATGGAAATCTATCTCAACATCGCCGAATGGGGCCCCAACATCTACGGCGTCGAGGCGGCGTCGCAGCATTATTTCGGCAAGCCGGCCAGCCAGCTTTCGCGTCGCCAGGCAGCGCTTCTGGCAGTCACCTTGCCCAATCCCGCGGCGCGCAATCCGGCCAAGCCGGGACCCGGGCTCAGGCGGCTCGCATCGGTCATCGAGCGCCGCGCCACCAAGGCCGGCGCCTATGTGCAGTGCCTCAATTAG